The Fulvivirga ligni genome window below encodes:
- a CDS encoding DNA-directed RNA polymerase subunit omega: MAIQASIVTRDMDKLAEVTGNVYESVAIISKRARQIAVNVKEELNNKLAEFASTVDNLEEIFENREQIEISKFYERMPKSTNVAIEEFAEGTVTFRRREEETGGINL; the protein is encoded by the coding sequence ATGGCTATTCAAGCATCAATTGTTACCAGAGATATGGATAAACTTGCCGAAGTAACTGGCAACGTATACGAAAGTGTAGCAATCATTTCAAAAAGAGCAAGACAAATTGCTGTGAATGTAAAAGAAGAGCTAAACAATAAGTTAGCTGAATTTGCATCTACTGTAGATAATCTTGAGGAGATTTTTGAAAACAGAGAGCAAATTGAAATCTCTAAATTCTACGAAAGAATGCCTAAGTCTACTAACGTAGCTATCGAGGAATTCGCCGAAGGTACTGTTACATTCCGTAGAAGAGAAGAAGAAACAGGTGGCATAAACCTATAA
- the coaBC gene encoding bifunctional phosphopantothenoylcysteine decarboxylase/phosphopantothenate--cysteine ligase CoaBC yields MLQDKKIIIGISGSIAAYKAATLTRLLVKSGAEVKIVMTTSASEFITPLTLSTLSKNPVLSKFSKNDAGEWNNHVDLGLWADAMIIAPASANTIAKMAKGHCDNLLLATYLSAKCPVFLAPAMDLDMYKHPAVQENLSRLKTFGHEVIEAQHGELASGLVGTGRMEEPENIVEVLANFFSKDKPLAGKRALVTAGPTYEAIDPVRFIGNHSSGKMGYAIAEKLQQAGAEVTLVSGPTNQPIPHPDIHLVPVKSAEEMHDACTKVYSETDITVLAAAVADYRPAQQADQKIKKSSDNLSIELVKTHDIAQALGKLKKNGQFTVGFALETQNELSNAQEKLTRKNFDLIVLNSLQDKGAGFGHDTNKISIIDRQNKVTDFELKDKKSVAQDIVNTIIECIK; encoded by the coding sequence ATGCTCCAGGATAAGAAAATCATTATCGGAATATCCGGAAGCATAGCCGCTTACAAAGCAGCCACTTTAACAAGGCTTTTAGTAAAATCAGGAGCAGAGGTAAAGATCGTAATGACTACCTCTGCTTCTGAGTTTATAACACCCCTTACTTTATCTACCCTTTCCAAGAATCCGGTACTGAGTAAATTCTCTAAAAATGACGCCGGCGAATGGAATAATCATGTAGATCTGGGCCTATGGGCTGATGCCATGATCATAGCCCCTGCCAGCGCCAACACCATCGCCAAAATGGCTAAAGGCCACTGCGATAATCTATTGCTAGCCACCTATTTATCTGCCAAATGCCCTGTATTCTTAGCTCCTGCTATGGACCTGGATATGTACAAGCATCCTGCTGTTCAGGAAAACCTGAGCCGGCTGAAAACATTTGGACATGAAGTGATAGAGGCTCAGCATGGTGAACTAGCCAGCGGACTAGTAGGTACCGGCCGCATGGAAGAACCAGAAAATATAGTAGAAGTTTTAGCGAACTTCTTCAGTAAGGATAAGCCATTAGCAGGTAAAAGAGCATTAGTAACAGCAGGCCCTACTTATGAAGCCATAGACCCTGTACGTTTTATAGGCAATCATTCTAGCGGCAAAATGGGTTATGCCATAGCTGAAAAACTTCAGCAGGCCGGAGCGGAAGTTACCCTGGTAAGTGGACCAACTAACCAGCCAATACCGCACCCAGACATCCATCTAGTACCAGTAAAGTCAGCTGAAGAAATGCATGATGCCTGCACAAAGGTTTATTCAGAGACTGACATTACCGTGCTTGCCGCAGCCGTAGCAGACTACCGCCCGGCACAGCAGGCCGATCAGAAAATAAAAAAATCATCTGACAACCTTTCCATTGAGCTGGTAAAAACTCATGATATCGCTCAAGCTCTGGGAAAATTGAAAAAAAATGGTCAGTTTACGGTAGGCTTTGCGCTAGAAACACAAAACGAACTTTCTAACGCACAAGAAAAGCTTACTCGAAAGAATTTTGACCTGATAGTGCTTAACTCTTTACAAGATAAAGGTGCCGGCTTTGGTCATGACACAAATAAAATATCTATCATAGATAGACAAAATAAAGTGACGGATTTCGAGTTAAAAGATAAGAAAAGCGTAGCCCAGGATATAGTCAATACCATTATTGAATGTATAAAATAA
- a CDS encoding DUF4835 family protein, giving the protein MYKIITIILIFITTAAFSQELNCKVTVNSDQVQSSDKRVFTDMENAFSQFLNSRKWTNDTYESFERIKCNIIITLQNPTSIGSYQATVQVQSARPVYNSNYETIVLNFADRDWTFEYVESQPLQFNENTFTSNLTSLLAFYANIIIGMDYDTFSPMGGNLYFQKALEIATNAQQSNRPGWNSLGSNRNRYFLIENLNNPQLAPVREGTYKYHRLALDTFDQDKENSRKEISEVLKTLEKTRTNYPNSILIISFLDAKGDELVNMFSEGNIQVRRQAYDILTKIDPSQSTSYEKIIK; this is encoded by the coding sequence ATGTATAAAATAATCACCATAATCCTTATTTTCATTACTACTGCAGCTTTTAGCCAGGAGCTAAACTGCAAAGTAACTGTAAACTCAGATCAGGTACAGTCTTCAGATAAAAGGGTGTTTACTGATATGGAGAATGCCTTCTCTCAGTTCTTAAACTCAAGAAAGTGGACTAATGACACCTATGAGTCCTTTGAAAGGATAAAATGCAATATCATAATTACCTTACAAAATCCTACCAGCATAGGCAGCTACCAGGCTACGGTACAGGTTCAGTCTGCCAGACCGGTATATAATTCAAACTATGAAACCATAGTATTAAACTTTGCTGATAGAGACTGGACTTTCGAATATGTAGAATCACAGCCTTTACAGTTTAACGAAAACACCTTCACCTCTAACCTTACCTCTCTCCTGGCTTTTTATGCTAATATAATTATAGGCATGGATTATGACACTTTCAGCCCGATGGGTGGAAACTTATATTTTCAAAAGGCCTTAGAGATTGCCACAAATGCACAGCAGTCTAACCGACCAGGATGGAACTCTCTTGGTAGCAATAGAAATCGCTATTTCCTAATAGAAAATCTAAACAATCCTCAGCTGGCTCCGGTAAGAGAAGGCACCTACAAATACCACAGACTAGCCCTTGACACATTCGATCAGGACAAAGAAAATAGCCGCAAAGAAATAAGCGAAGTATTAAAAACATTAGAAAAAACCCGTACTAACTACCCCAATTCTATACTCATCATCAGCTTTTTAGATGCTAAGGGAGATGAGTTAGTAAACATGTTTTCTGAAGGGAACATACAGGTGCGTAGGCAAGCCTATGACATTCTCACCAAAATAGATCCGTCGCAAAGCACATCATACGAAAAAATCATCAAATAA
- the recN gene encoding DNA repair protein RecN, with product MLKHLLIKNYALIQHLEISPSKNLNIITGETGAGKSIMLGAVGLLLGKRADTKSLLDENSKCVIEGQFDVSGYQLEKVFDEEDLDYESTSVFRREISPSGKSRAFINDTPVTLDVIKKIASRLMDVHSQHETLHLGQHNYQLAFVDAYAGTTTLRQTYRSKFSAYKNALKKLDALKKENAEVGKEADFNNFLLEELVKAKLKAGEQEELEASMEVMEHAEEIKTKLNESISALSDSEFAAISNLQQAKVLIGQLKKYSKNYDALSERLESTFIELQDIIGELEKEEGAVEFDPEQTQLTQERLSLIYQLQQKHQVDNVDELLKIQADLESKADRFNNLDEEIQEAEDQVNTLKEAAQKEAESLSSKRQKVFNNLEKELMQLLAQVGIPDASISITNETIALSDHGIDQINILFSANKGIAPQELSKSASGGEFSRLMFCVKYILADKISMPTIIFDEIDTGVSGEIALKLGNMMKKMAENHQVITISHLPQVAAKGNKHYFVYKDSSSDKAISKIKALEESERVEAIAKMIGGDKPSEIAFESAKELLYSKA from the coding sequence ATGCTAAAACATCTATTAATTAAGAATTACGCTCTTATCCAACATCTGGAGATTAGCCCTTCTAAAAACCTGAACATCATCACTGGTGAAACAGGTGCAGGAAAGTCCATTATGCTGGGCGCCGTGGGCCTATTACTCGGAAAGCGGGCCGACACTAAATCTTTATTAGATGAAAACAGCAAGTGCGTAATAGAAGGCCAGTTTGATGTGAGCGGATATCAGCTGGAAAAAGTTTTTGATGAAGAAGACCTTGATTATGAGTCTACCTCTGTCTTCAGAAGAGAGATAAGTCCTTCTGGCAAATCAAGAGCTTTTATAAATGATACTCCCGTTACGCTGGATGTGATAAAAAAAATAGCATCGCGGCTGATGGATGTACATTCGCAGCATGAAACACTACACCTGGGCCAGCATAATTATCAGCTTGCCTTTGTAGATGCTTATGCCGGCACTACCACCCTAAGACAAACTTATAGGAGTAAATTTTCAGCCTATAAAAATGCTTTGAAAAAGCTGGATGCCCTGAAAAAGGAAAATGCTGAAGTAGGCAAAGAGGCTGATTTCAATAACTTCTTATTAGAAGAACTAGTAAAAGCAAAGCTTAAAGCTGGTGAACAAGAAGAGCTTGAGGCCTCTATGGAGGTGATGGAGCATGCCGAAGAGATAAAGACCAAGCTGAATGAATCTATCTCAGCCTTATCTGACAGTGAATTTGCAGCCATCAGTAATTTGCAACAAGCTAAAGTACTCATTGGCCAGCTAAAGAAATACTCCAAAAACTATGATGCACTATCCGAAAGGTTAGAAAGCACGTTCATAGAACTACAGGATATTATTGGCGAACTGGAAAAAGAAGAAGGTGCCGTAGAGTTTGATCCGGAGCAAACCCAACTTACTCAGGAAAGGCTCAGCCTTATCTACCAACTACAGCAGAAACATCAGGTAGATAATGTGGATGAACTACTTAAAATACAAGCTGATTTAGAAAGCAAAGCTGATCGTTTCAATAACCTGGATGAAGAAATACAGGAAGCTGAAGATCAGGTAAATACCTTAAAAGAAGCCGCTCAAAAAGAGGCGGAATCTCTGAGCAGCAAACGACAAAAGGTATTCAATAATCTGGAGAAAGAGCTGATGCAGCTGTTAGCGCAAGTAGGTATTCCAGATGCTAGCATTAGCATTACTAATGAAACCATTGCCTTATCAGATCATGGCATTGACCAGATCAACATATTATTCAGTGCTAACAAAGGAATAGCACCCCAAGAGCTATCTAAATCCGCCTCAGGTGGTGAATTTTCCAGACTTATGTTCTGTGTAAAATACATCCTGGCAGACAAAATTTCTATGCCTACTATCATATTTGATGAAATAGACACGGGAGTTTCTGGCGAAATAGCTCTGAAGCTTGGTAACATGATGAAGAAGATGGCAGAAAACCACCAGGTGATCACCATCAGTCATTTACCTCAGGTAGCAGCCAAAGGCAATAAGCACTACTTCGTTTACAAAGACAGCAGCTCTGACAAAGCCATCAGTAAGATTAAGGCCCTGGAAGAAAGCGAACGTGTAGAAGCCATTGCTAAAATGATAGGTGGAGATAAACCTTCAGAAATTGCCTTTGAAAGCGCTAAAGAGCTACTATACTCTAAGGCTTAA
- a CDS encoding SLC13 family permease — protein MKKLRLLFLALGPLLFLITLQLQHSSYLSPDIWKVLAVAVWMVVWWITEAAPIAVTALLPMVLLPMLEIFKVSEATTPYASPIIFLFMGGFMIALGLEKHNLHLRIALNLIKVTGTSGNGIILGFMLATALLSMWISNTATAVMMLPVASSVVSLLSEGSHELKKSQKRFALGLMLIIAYSANIGGTITLIGTPPNVVMTGYLNEMLNYEMLFSRWLIIGAPTGIFLLFITYLLITRVLYPNNLKKIEGSEVLIYNKLKEIGSISKQEKLVLAIFTLTAVCWIFKSQINALIGKDLLSDTTTAMTGGILMFITPVSITKVTFLLKWEDTKKLPWGILILFGGGMCLARSLEQVGIIQAIGAYVADYKGISVLMLIGIITTMVLFLTEIMSNVALVTIFIPVAIGMAQGLGIDPLLLVIPSTLASSCAFMMPISTPPNAIVFASGHIKMKEMMKAGLLLNLLAIIFLTLITYLMVEKFF, from the coding sequence ATGAAAAAACTACGTCTGCTGTTCCTTGCCCTGGGACCTCTCCTATTTTTAATCACTCTACAACTTCAACACTCTTCTTACCTCTCACCTGATATATGGAAAGTACTGGCCGTAGCAGTATGGATGGTGGTATGGTGGATAACTGAAGCCGCGCCCATAGCCGTTACTGCGCTGCTACCTATGGTACTGCTTCCTATGCTGGAAATTTTCAAGGTAAGTGAAGCCACCACGCCTTATGCAAGCCCAATCATATTTCTTTTCATGGGCGGTTTTATGATTGCCCTGGGGCTGGAAAAACACAACCTTCACTTGCGAATAGCCCTTAACCTGATCAAGGTAACAGGCACTAGCGGCAATGGAATTATCCTGGGTTTTATGCTAGCAACAGCATTACTCAGCATGTGGATTAGCAACACGGCCACCGCCGTAATGATGCTTCCGGTAGCTTCCTCTGTAGTAAGCTTACTCAGCGAAGGCAGTCACGAACTGAAGAAGTCACAGAAACGCTTTGCCCTGGGGCTCATGCTTATCATTGCCTACTCTGCTAACATAGGCGGCACTATCACCCTGATAGGCACCCCACCTAACGTGGTAATGACAGGCTATTTAAATGAAATGCTTAACTATGAAATGCTTTTTAGCAGATGGTTAATCATTGGTGCTCCCACAGGGATATTTCTTCTTTTTATTACATACCTGCTCATTACCAGAGTATTATATCCAAACAACCTCAAAAAGATAGAAGGCTCGGAAGTTCTCATTTATAATAAGCTTAAAGAAATTGGCTCCATTTCCAAACAAGAAAAACTGGTCCTGGCCATTTTCACACTCACAGCTGTGTGCTGGATTTTCAAAAGTCAAATCAACGCTCTTATTGGCAAAGACTTACTTTCTGATACCACTACCGCCATGACCGGTGGAATACTCATGTTCATCACCCCCGTAAGTATTACAAAGGTCACTTTCCTATTAAAATGGGAAGATACCAAAAAGCTACCATGGGGTATCCTTATCCTGTTTGGCGGCGGCATGTGCTTGGCCAGAAGCCTGGAGCAAGTAGGTATAATACAAGCCATTGGAGCTTATGTAGCAGATTACAAAGGCATCAGTGTACTTATGCTGATAGGCATTATCACTACCATGGTACTTTTCCTCACAGAAATTATGAGCAATGTAGCCCTGGTCACTATTTTCATTCCTGTAGCCATAGGCATGGCTCAGGGGCTTGGCATCGATCCGTTGCTATTAGTAATTCCATCTACTTTAGCTTCCAGCTGCGCCTTTATGATGCCTATATCTACCCCGCCTAATGCCATAGTTTTTGCCAGCGGCCATATAAAAATGAAAGAAATGATGAAGGCCGGATTACTACTTAACTTGCTGGCCATCATATTTCTAACCCTAATCACATATTTGATGGTGGAAAAATTTTTCTAA
- the dinB gene encoding DNA polymerase IV codes for MVSRSILHLDLDTFFVSCERLLDSRLNNKPILIGGVTDRGVVASCSYEARQFGIHSAMPMKLARELCPEAIIIKGNSGTYSSKSNDVTEIIREEVPLFEKTSIDEFYVDMSGMDRFFGNYKVASELRTKIIKETGLPISFGLSENKTVSKIATGEAKPNNQLKIDYGLEKSFLAPLSVKKIPMIGDKTYIALCNLGIKHIQTIQETPIELMEKAFGKNGATMWKKANGIDPSPVIPYSERKSISTERTFDRDTIDIVKLKAIILAMAENLAFQLRRGQKLTACVSVKIRYSDFNTYTLQSRISYSSADHVLIPKVLELFDRVYDKRLLVRLIGVKFSHLVNGNYQINLFEDSLEMISLYQAMDKIRDKHGDRTVIRAAGIEAKTISRFNPFKGDAPPLLANRRA; via the coding sequence ATGGTTTCACGATCAATATTACACCTGGATTTAGACACCTTTTTTGTGTCTTGCGAGCGACTCCTAGATAGCAGGCTCAATAACAAACCCATACTGATAGGTGGAGTAACAGATCGTGGAGTGGTTGCATCTTGTAGTTATGAGGCACGGCAGTTTGGCATTCATTCTGCCATGCCCATGAAACTAGCCCGCGAGTTATGTCCCGAGGCCATTATCATCAAAGGAAACTCAGGCACCTATAGCTCTAAGTCTAACGACGTTACGGAAATTATAAGAGAAGAAGTTCCTCTCTTCGAGAAAACATCTATCGATGAGTTTTATGTAGATATGTCCGGTATGGACAGGTTTTTTGGTAACTATAAAGTAGCCAGCGAACTGCGCACCAAAATCATTAAAGAAACGGGTTTACCCATTTCATTTGGCTTATCAGAAAACAAAACCGTTTCAAAAATAGCCACAGGAGAAGCCAAGCCAAACAATCAGTTAAAGATAGATTATGGCCTGGAGAAAAGCTTTTTAGCCCCACTTTCTGTAAAGAAAATCCCCATGATTGGCGATAAAACCTATATCGCTTTATGCAATCTGGGTATAAAACATATACAGACTATCCAGGAAACCCCTATTGAACTGATGGAAAAGGCCTTCGGCAAAAATGGTGCAACCATGTGGAAAAAGGCCAATGGCATAGATCCTTCTCCGGTGATTCCTTACTCTGAAAGAAAATCTATATCTACCGAGCGCACTTTTGATAGAGACACGATCGATATTGTAAAGCTCAAAGCCATTATTCTGGCTATGGCCGAAAACCTGGCTTTTCAGCTACGAAGAGGTCAAAAGCTTACTGCCTGTGTATCTGTTAAAATCAGATATTCAGATTTTAACACCTATACTTTACAGTCAAGAATTTCTTACAGCTCTGCCGATCATGTGCTCATACCCAAAGTGTTAGAGCTCTTTGACAGAGTGTATGATAAGCGCCTATTAGTGAGACTTATAGGTGTGAAATTCAGCCACTTGGTCAATGGAAATTACCAAATCAACCTTTTTGAAGATTCCCTGGAAATGATCAGCCTGTACCAGGCTATGGACAAGATCAGAGATAAACACGGTGACCGAACTGTAATACGAGCAGCCGGTATAGAAGCCAAAACCATTAGCAGATTCAATCCATTTAAAGGAGATGCTCCGCCTTTGTTGGCTAATAGGAGAGCTTGA
- a CDS encoding DNA polymerase III subunit alpha, translating to MLNNHTYYSFKYGTMSCEELLEDAGSKGMDAVVLTDINSTAACLNFVRLAPKYNIKPVLGIDFRNGVEQLFIGIAKNNQGYYELNRYLSQFLHSGESIPEKAPVFQHAFVIYPFSEYKGQRLRKNEYLGVTPQYINRLRFSSYYPALKDKLVILQTATFRNKKDFNAHRLLRAIYNNTLLSKLPKSEEGDPNHQMLSKDQLIETYSPHPEIFSNTLKLISQCSIYFEFGDEQDHKNQKNYTHSEYEDYKKLCKLCYKGLSYRYKEINDAIKKRLKTELQVIREKQFIAYFLINWDIVTYARRKGYFYVGRGSGANSIIAYLLRITDVDPIDLDLYFERFINLYRKNPPDFDIDFSWTDREDITSYIFKRFKNVALLATYSTFQLRAVIRELGKVFGLPAHEIEKIAEGQPRQDYYSHLVLKYGHLIQGFPSHLSIHAGGILISQKHIHYFSATDLPPKGYPTTHFDMVIAEDVGLYKFDILSQRGLGKIKDTLAIVKENKPQDPAIDIHDLDRFKKDGLVKSLLKQGKAIGCFYVESPAMRMLLKKLEADDYLGLVAASSIIRPGVAKSGMMREYILRFRHPERRKEAHPILMNIMPETFGVMVYQEDVIKVAHYYAGLTLAEADVLRRGMSGKFRSRDEFQKAQDKYFTNCKAKGYSHAESAEIWRQIESFAGYAFSKGHSASYAVESYQSLFLKAYYPMEYMVATINNFGGFYRTELYVHEARMHGAKIFPPCANMSDALTKIYGNRIYLGLGFIKDLDHRTIEQLLIARGKYGDYLSLTDFVKKVPVSLDQASLLIKAGVFQFTGKNKKELLWEAHFLLANTKKASNMPKLFEVDIKRLTIPNISVPHPLENAFDEMELLGFPLCNPFDLLRNRPDYHFRTIDFPNNLHQTITIYGYLVAIKNTSTTKKARMNFGTFLDVEGHFIDTVHFPQSAAKWPFRGRGIYAITGKVVEEFGFYSLEVTEMTKEPFIDDPRYSEDNGKLGVKRKTMKMTFDSTSSVSYGRG from the coding sequence TTGCTAAACAACCATACATATTACAGTTTTAAATACGGCACTATGTCGTGTGAGGAGTTGCTGGAGGACGCTGGTAGTAAGGGTATGGATGCGGTGGTACTTACTGATATTAACTCTACGGCGGCTTGCCTTAATTTTGTGCGTCTGGCGCCGAAATATAATATTAAGCCAGTATTGGGAATTGATTTCAGGAATGGTGTAGAGCAGCTATTTATCGGCATTGCGAAGAACAACCAGGGCTACTATGAGCTGAATCGCTACCTTTCTCAATTTTTACATTCTGGTGAAAGTATTCCAGAAAAGGCTCCAGTATTTCAACATGCTTTTGTTATTTACCCTTTTTCAGAATATAAAGGACAGCGTCTTCGAAAAAACGAATACCTGGGCGTCACTCCTCAATATATAAACAGGCTTAGGTTTTCATCATATTATCCAGCCCTGAAAGACAAGCTGGTTATTTTACAAACTGCCACGTTTAGAAATAAAAAAGACTTCAATGCCCACAGGCTGTTACGGGCCATTTACAATAACACCCTGCTTAGCAAGCTACCCAAATCAGAGGAAGGCGATCCAAACCACCAGATGCTTTCAAAAGATCAGCTCATTGAGACCTATTCGCCTCATCCTGAAATCTTTAGCAACACCCTAAAACTGATTAGTCAGTGTAGTATTTACTTTGAATTTGGCGACGAGCAAGATCACAAGAACCAGAAAAACTATACTCACTCAGAATATGAAGATTATAAAAAGCTATGTAAGCTATGTTATAAAGGGTTGAGCTATAGATATAAAGAGATCAACGATGCTATCAAAAAAAGGCTTAAAACAGAACTTCAGGTCATTAGAGAGAAGCAATTTATTGCCTATTTTTTGATTAACTGGGACATAGTAACTTACGCCAGAAGAAAGGGGTACTTTTATGTAGGTCGCGGCAGTGGTGCCAACAGTATAATCGCTTACCTTCTCAGAATTACTGATGTAGACCCCATAGATTTGGATCTGTATTTTGAAAGGTTCATCAATCTTTACAGGAAAAATCCGCCTGATTTTGATATTGACTTCTCATGGACTGACCGTGAAGATATTACTTCCTACATTTTCAAGCGGTTTAAGAATGTGGCACTACTGGCTACATACAGCACTTTTCAACTAAGGGCAGTGATCAGGGAGCTGGGGAAAGTATTTGGTTTACCGGCCCATGAAATTGAGAAAATTGCCGAAGGTCAACCCAGGCAAGACTATTATTCTCATTTAGTATTAAAATATGGTCATCTTATTCAGGGTTTCCCTAGTCATTTAAGCATTCATGCTGGTGGTATACTTATATCTCAAAAGCATATCCATTATTTTTCAGCCACTGACCTGCCGCCAAAAGGCTATCCTACCACTCATTTTGATATGGTGATCGCCGAAGATGTGGGACTCTATAAGTTTGACATATTAAGTCAGAGAGGCTTAGGGAAAATAAAAGATACGCTGGCCATAGTAAAAGAAAATAAGCCTCAGGATCCAGCTATTGACATCCATGACCTGGACAGATTCAAGAAAGATGGACTGGTAAAATCACTACTGAAGCAAGGTAAAGCTATTGGCTGTTTTTATGTGGAGTCACCTGCTATGCGCATGCTTTTGAAAAAACTAGAAGCTGATGATTATCTTGGCCTGGTAGCTGCCAGCTCTATTATTCGACCTGGAGTAGCCAAATCAGGGATGATGCGTGAGTATATCCTTAGGTTTAGGCATCCGGAAAGAAGAAAAGAGGCACATCCTATACTTATGAATATTATGCCGGAGACCTTTGGAGTAATGGTATATCAGGAAGATGTGATTAAAGTGGCGCATTATTATGCAGGTCTTACTTTAGCAGAAGCTGATGTACTGCGCCGAGGCATGTCTGGCAAGTTCCGCTCAAGAGATGAGTTTCAAAAAGCACAGGATAAATACTTCACTAACTGCAAAGCCAAAGGCTACTCTCATGCAGAAAGCGCTGAAATATGGAGGCAAATAGAAAGCTTTGCCGGCTACGCCTTCTCTAAAGGACACTCGGCCTCTTATGCCGTAGAAAGCTACCAAAGCTTGTTTTTAAAAGCCTATTATCCAATGGAATATATGGTGGCCACCATCAATAACTTCGGCGGATTTTACAGAACTGAGCTCTATGTACATGAAGCGCGCATGCATGGAGCCAAAATATTTCCTCCCTGCGCTAATATGAGCGATGCCCTCACAAAAATATATGGCAATAGAATATATCTGGGACTTGGGTTCATTAAAGACCTGGATCACAGAACTATAGAGCAGCTGTTAATAGCCAGAGGCAAGTATGGTGATTATCTTTCTTTAACTGATTTTGTGAAGAAAGTGCCTGTTTCATTGGATCAGGCTTCCCTCCTTATAAAAGCTGGGGTATTTCAGTTTACAGGAAAAAACAAAAAAGAACTACTATGGGAAGCTCACTTCCTTTTAGCCAATACAAAAAAGGCTTCAAATATGCCCAAGCTATTTGAAGTAGATATTAAACGATTGACCATACCTAACATTTCAGTTCCCCATCCATTAGAAAATGCTTTTGATGAAATGGAGCTTCTAGGTTTTCCTCTTTGCAATCCGTTTGACTTACTTAGAAACAGGCCGGATTACCATTTCAGAACCATAGACTTTCCGAACAACCTTCATCAAACCATTACTATTTATGGCTATCTGGTAGCGATTAAGAATACTAGCACCACAAAAAAAGCCAGAATGAATTTCGGGACATTCCTGGATGTAGAGGGGCATTTTATAGATACCGTACATTTTCCCCAGTCGGCAGCAAAGTGGCCATTTAGAGGGCGCGGTATTTATGCTATTACTGGCAAAGTGGTAGAAGAATTTGGATTCTACAGCCTGGAAGTAACTGAAATGACCAAAGAGCCATTTATAGATGACCCACGGTATAGTGAGGATAACGGGAAACTTGGCGTAAAGCGAAAAACTATGAAGATGACCTTTGATTCTACTTCTTCAGTGAGTTATGGTCGGGGTTAG
- a CDS encoding HAD family hydrolase — MVIPHNKLLILDLDETLIHATKEPVSEHWDFEIEDYKVFKRPFLGRFLTEVKNHFRIAVWSSASDAYVDKVVQHIFLKDYPLEFVWGRTKCTQQFNYQSIDDQGYSDYYNHLNYAKILKKVRKKGIAKMEEILIVDDTPEKSKYNYGNAIYPSEFTGDNTDDELFHLLNYLIEIKDEPNFRLIEKRNWREGKQSK; from the coding sequence ATGGTTATCCCTCACAACAAACTCCTAATACTAGATCTTGATGAAACGTTAATTCATGCAACTAAAGAGCCTGTTTCTGAGCATTGGGATTTCGAAATTGAAGATTACAAAGTTTTTAAACGACCATTTTTAGGACGTTTCTTAACAGAGGTTAAAAATCACTTCAGAATTGCAGTATGGTCTTCTGCTTCTGATGCTTACGTAGATAAGGTTGTTCAACATATTTTTCTAAAAGATTATCCATTAGAATTTGTGTGGGGGCGAACAAAATGCACTCAACAGTTTAATTATCAGTCTATTGATGACCAAGGTTACTCTGATTATTACAATCATTTGAACTATGCTAAAATCCTTAAGAAAGTCAGGAAAAAGGGAATTGCGAAAATGGAAGAAATATTGATAGTGGATGATACTCCTGAAAAATCTAAGTACAATTATGGAAATGCAATTTACCCATCTGAGTTTACCGGAGACAATACTGATGATGAACTTTTCCACCTACTAAACTATTTGATTGAAATAAAGGATGAACCTAACTTTAGGCTGATCGAAAAAAGAAATTGGAGGGAAGGTAAACAGAGTAAATAG
- a CDS encoding DUF6249 domain-containing protein, producing the protein MQELALFIPILSVIGIVLVIIYLRRYSNIERMAMIEKGINRGEWWGGETNSSIALRLALFFIGIGCGFLMGEVLRELTGFREPICYFSMLFIFGGAGLFASYVIEEKKNKKRLQ; encoded by the coding sequence ATGCAAGAATTAGCTTTATTCATCCCTATTTTATCTGTAATAGGAATTGTGTTAGTGATCATTTATTTAAGAAGATACTCTAACATAGAGAGAATGGCCATGATAGAAAAAGGTATTAACCGTGGCGAATGGTGGGGCGGAGAAACCAACAGCAGCATAGCCCTGCGCCTGGCCTTATTCTTTATTGGCATAGGATGTGGCTTTCTGATGGGAGAGGTGCTACGCGAGCTTACCGGTTTTAGAGAACCCATATGCTACTTCTCCATGCTGTTCATTTTCGGCGGAGCAGGTTTATTTGCCTCTTATGTTATAGAGGAGAAAAAGAACAAAAAGAGACTTCAATAA